Part of the Procambarus clarkii isolate CNS0578487 chromosome 20, FALCON_Pclarkii_2.0, whole genome shotgun sequence genome, cacatgactgtaaagctgccgcccagttgggtgggtgtggagcacatgactgtaaagctgccgcccagttgggtgggtgtggagcaagactagtaactgtgtgactcaccatagatgtaaagtaccTAGTATAGTGACTgtcgtgagcctcttgttgaatcacttgcgatataaaaatattatttatatgtatatgtatttgtgtacatggatgtatatataaacatgtgtacgtaatattaataattgtgtaattaGATTAAAaaaattgtcacttgcttagctaaaggaacataatgggttcagttcctgaacccattatgtgcctctgtaaccctttcccccACCGctcaggggatgggtatggggtgcataataaaaaaagTAATTAAATTGCCTTGAAATTGAGTATTTAGAGCTGAAGAGCTCAGATTGAGCACAGGAAATACACACACAAGGTGGGACTAAGGATGGAAACTAGGTACTCCAGGATGGGCCTCAGAGACATTATAAATTGTTCATTGTCAGGATAGTGAACAAGTGGAACGTCAGGATAGTGAACAAGTGGCCAGTACTAAGCAGTGGCGGAGGCAGACTCCACTCCCACCTCCAAATATAGAACTATGGCCTCTGGAACCCATACGCCGGTTGATTAAGGGCTCAGAGGCGGTACCCAAGAGCCGTAGCTCTTCCTCCGCAACTAGAAGAGTAGAGGAGCTTAAGAGGTAACTAAACCCTCGTgtaccgccccgccccgccccgccccgccccgtcccggcccggcccggcccgccccgccccgccccggccCGCCCCGCCCCGGCCCGCCCCGCCCCGTCCCGGCCCGGCCCGGCCcggcccgccccgccccgccccgccccgtccCGGCCCGGCCCGGCCCGCCCCGCCCcggcccgccccgccccgccccgccccgccccgccccggccCGGCCCGCCCCGCCCCGTCCCGGCCCGGCCcggcccgccccgccccgccccgccccgccccgccccgccccgccccgtccCGGCCCGGCCCGGCCCGCCCCGCCCCGGCCCGCCCCGCCCCGTCCCGGCCCGGCCcggcccgccccgccccgccccggcccgccccgccccgccccgccccgccccgtccCGGCCcggcccgccccgccccgccccggccCGCCCCGCCCcggcccgccccgccccgccccggccCGGAACAATAACGTGAAGTAAAACAAACAGTTAGCTTTCTGGTGCCGTGAAGCATGTGAGAGCGGGGCCGGGAGGGCGGACTGGCCGGCTCCTCTTACTGTTTGTCACTGCGGACTGTGTTTGATGAGCCGCCGCCTCCCCGGGCACCGCTGGGCACCGCTGGGTACCGCTGGGCACCGCTTGGCCCCACTGGGTACCGCTGAGCACCGCTGGGCACCGCTGGGCACCGCTGGGTACCGCTGGGCACCGCTTGGCCCCACTGGGTACCGCTGAGCACCGCTGGGCACCGCTTGGCCCCACTGGGTACCGCTTGGCCCCACTGGGTACCGCTGTGCACCGCTGGGCACCGCTGGGTACCGCTGAGCACCTCTGGGCACCGCTGGGTACCGCTGGGCATCGCTTGGCACCTCTGTGCACCGCTGGGCATCGCTTGGCACCTCTGTGCACCGCTGGGTATCGCTGAGCACCGCTGGGCACCGCTGGGTACCGCTGGGCATCGCTTGGCACCTCTGTGCACCGCTGGGCATCGCTTGGCACCTCTGTGCACCGCTGGGTATCGCTGAGCACCGCTGGGTACCGCTGGGCATCGCTTGGCACCTCTGTGCACCGCTGGGCACCGCTGGGCACCGTTGAACACAGCTGGGCATCATTGGACACTACTGAGCATCGTTGGACACAGCTGGGCATCGTTGGACACTATTAGGCATCGTTGGACTCAGCTGGGACATCGTTGGACACAGCTGGGCATCGTTGAACACAGCTGGGCATCGTTGGACACACCTGGGCATCGTTGGACACAGCTGGGACATCGTTGAACACAGCTGGGCATCGTTGGACACACCTGGGCATCGTTGGACACACCTGGGCATCGTTGGACACAGCTGGGCATCGTTGGACACAGCTGGGCATCGTTGGACACACCTGGGCATAGTTGGACACAGCTGGGCATCGTTGGACACAGCTGGGCATCGTTGGACACTACTGGGCATCGTTGGACACTACTGGGCATCGTTGGACACTACTGGGCATTGTTGGACACAGCTGGGCATCGTTGGACACAGCTGGGCATCGTTGGACACAGCTGGGCATCGTTGGACACTACTGGGCATCGTTGGACACTACTGGGCATCGTTGGACACTACTGGACATTGTTGGACACAACTGGGCATCGTTGGACACAGCTGGGCATCGTTGGACACAGCTGGTCATCGTTGGACACTACTGGGCATCGTTGGACACTACTGGGCATCGTTGGACACTACTGGGCATTGTTGGACACAACTGGACATTGGACACAGCTGAGCATCGTTGGACACAGCTGGGCATCGTTGGACACAGCTGGGCATCGTTGGACACAGCTGGGCATCGTTGGACACAGCTGGGCATCGTTGGACACAGCTGGTCATCGTTGGACACAGCTGGGCATCGTTGGACACTACTGGGCATCGTTGGACACAACTGGGCATTGTTGGACACAGCTGGGCATCGTTGGACACAGCTGGGCATCGTTGGACACAGCTGGGCATCGTTGGACACAGCTGGGCATCGTTGGACACAGCTGGGCATCGTTGGACACAGCTGGGCACCGTTGGACACAGCTGGGCATCGTTGGACACAGCTGGGCACCATTGGACACAGCTGGGCATCGTTGGACACAGCTGGGCACCGTTGGACACAGCTGGGCACCGTTGGACACAGCTGGGCATCGTTGGACACAGCTGGGCATCGTTGGACACAGCTGGGCACCGTTGGACACAGCTGGGCATCGTTGGACACAGCTGGGCATCGTTGGACACAGCTGGGCACCGTTGGACACAGCTGGGCACCGTTGGACACAGCTGGGCATCGTTGGACACAGCTGGGCATCGTTGGACACAGCTGGGCACCGTTGGACACAGCTGGGCATCGTTGGACACAGCTGGGCATCGTTGGACACAGCTGGGCATGTGTCGACAACCTCAAATGTGTGTTGTCTTTTTccttgcttcttgcagggtcggagtTCGAGCCCCGATAGTCCAAGAAGCTGGGCACTATTCCATCACTCCCTCCGCATCTTGGGCCATCATCTTTAgctgcctcgacggggacagcagGCCGCCGGCTCGTCAAAGGTCCCCCCGATTTTcctttaagattttttttttctcagatgAATTTTAAATCTCGGCATAaatcttcggcgggtaggcggttccacgggatTATAaaccccatggaaccgcctacccgccgaagtcaAAAATGCCAAGATTTAACATTCTTCTGGTAAAAAAAAATCTGCTATGTTTTCTAAATCTCTAAATTTGTTTTCTAAATTTCTAAaaaatttgttttgttttataaatCTGTTGCCGATTTATAACCatgggtagagggaagggggaataatgagggggaaagcgccaagccattacgagtaaacagcacttggaagggatcaggataaggatttgggatgggacgcgggggtagggggaaggaatggtggccaaccacttgtggacgatcgagggattgaacgccgacctgcatgaagcgagaccgtcgctctaccgtccaggccaagcAGTTGGGTCCCCATGAGTTAAGAAGCATCAGTTTCCTGCCctttattgtggcttgttgagctttaaTCCTGCACTGTGAGCACAGGATTAAAATGGTACTGGCTGGTCGGAAAGGTATTGTGGTGTCTTTAATAACCTCCAGAGAGTGATAGGCCTTagactcaccaccacacatattggCTGGCGGCTTTCCTATGCTTGCGAAGGTCGATAGGAATATATAGGATAGGTCctggataggataggataggtcctggataggataggataggtcctggataggataggataggataggtcctggataggataggataggataggtcctggataggataggataggtcctggataggataggataggtcctggataggataggataggataggtcctggataggataggataggataggtcctggataggataggataggtcctggataggataggataggataggtcctggataggataggataggataggtcctggaaacacaaaccgaaactgtctctattttccgcttgttacaacttgtaataaagttgataCATCTTGGCTtatcgtgtttatgacgtattagaacgttgttacaacttgctatattggtcgttataactggttagaaggtgttaaaacttgttcgaacgttgtaccaacgtcgtagtttcggtgtgtgtttggcttaattaagcccaacaccaaaccaaacgCCAGCCTACTTTGGCAAGTGTCAACAAAtaaccaggggtcagattcacgaaagcacttacgcaagcacttacgaacctgtacttcttttctcaatctttggcggctttgtttccaattattaaacagttaatgagccccgaagcaccaggaggctctttataacaataacaacagttgattggcaagttttcatgcttgtaaactgtttaataaatgtaaccaaagccgtcaatgattgaggaaagatgtacacgttcgtaagtgcttgcgtaagtgctttcgtgaatctggccctagtttATCAGGGTCGACCGAAGATCTTTGTCTTATCGTCTGAGCTCTAAAAGAGGTAGTTTTAGGCAATGTTTGTAAGCAACATTACCGAAATTAAATGTAATCTGAACTGATAAGCTTTTCTGTAACTTGTCCTATCCTACCTCTAACCAGAACTATCCTAACATATCATGTCCTTTCCCGAACTGAACTATCCTAGTTTGGGGGGGTAGACATAGCCTCTATCCCTACTctattctatccctttgagatgtatttctttcttgtcttaataaacatacttgaacttgaatttgaACTAtcctacacacagagatcacactaacgtgatgcatcaaatgaacaaatccacaagggccgtgacgaggattcgaaccagcgtctgggagcatcccagacgctgccttaatcgactgagctacgacagtcgatttaaccctgtcgtagctcagtcgattaaggcagtgtctgggatgctcccggacgcaggttcgaatcctcgtcacggcccttgtggatttgttcattgaactATCCTAGCATGTCGTATCCTATCCCATCCTGTCCTGACGGCCTACGTAACTGGCTTtacggttgagtggacagcactcgggattcgtagtcctaaggttccgggctcgatccccggtggaggcagaaacaaatgggcaaagttcaccctgatacacctgttcacctagcactaaataggtacctgggagttagacagctgctacggggtgcttcctcgaggtgtgtaacaaaaaaggaggtttggtcgaggaccgggccgcggggacactaagccccgaaatcatctcaagataacctcaagaaaccaAACAtcttaaaaatatttattttgctataaaATCTTCCGCATGGATAAATTTATTATCAACACGatgaataataattcattgtgccgggggacaggaagcctgagtgtattcatacacgttaggcttatatatccctcccccacccccacggtCGAATtactgcaccccccccccaggatccAACCCCATAGCaacctgactaactcctgggtaccaatttactgccaggtgaacagatgcattaggtgcaaggaaatgtgcccaaccatttctgtcccgtccaGGAAATACCGCCTGCCCGAATGTATACATTAGAGGCGGGACTCGTATACAGAGTATATCGTATGTATACGATTATGAATGATTCTTATACACTAAGAGTTGTAACTAGCCGAGAGAGATCCTCttggacgtagattcgaaccttcgtcacggccgagccggtcggccgagcggacagcacgctggacttgtgatcctgtggtcccgggttcgatcccgtggtcccggggtcgatcccgggcgatggcgagaaacaatgggcagagtttctttcaccctatgcccctgttacctagcagtaaaataagtacctgggtgttagtcagctgtc contains:
- the LOC138366768 gene encoding uncharacterized protein; translated protein: MPSCVQRCPAVSNGAQLCPTMPSCVQRCPAVSNGAQLCPTVPSCVQRCPAVSNDAQLCPTVPSCVQRCPAVSNDAQLCPTVPSCVQRCPAVSNDAQLCPMVPSCVQRCPAVSNGAQLCPTMPSCVQRCPAVSNDAQLCPTMPSCVQRCPAVSNNAQLCPTMPSSVQRCPAVSNDDQLCPTMPSCVQRCPAVSNDAQLCPTMPSCVQRCSAVSNVQLCPTMPSSVQRCPVVSNDAQ